From Vitis vinifera cultivar Pinot Noir 40024 chromosome 5, ASM3070453v1, the proteins below share one genomic window:
- the LOC100252881 gene encoding carboxyl-terminal-processing peptidase 2, chloroplastic isoform X2, with protein MEALGGFAAASLSPPPPHYSTILQTPPWKSLPQRIGQPRLWSPLLCISKNVSYGLRPKLRKYTASLQKELNCSEKFKHHVSVHFVRLVVGVMLVMSVSVGVSRPPSWALTEENLLFLEAWRTIDRAYVDKTFNGQSWFRYRENALRNEPMNTREETYIAIKKMLATLDDPFTRFLEPDKFKSLRSGTQGALTGVGLSIGYPTGFDGSPAGLLVISASPGGPASRAGILSGDVILTIDGTSTETMGIYDAAERLQGPEGSSVELTIRSGPEVKSLSLMRERVSLNPVKSRLCKMPGLGKDSPKIGYIKLASFNQNASGAVKEAIESLRSNDVNAFVLDLRDNSGGLFPEGVEIAKIWLEKGVIVYICDGRGIRDIYDTDGSSVVAASEPLAVLVNKGTASASEILAGALKDNKRAVLFGEPTFGKGKIQSVFELSDGSGLAVTVARYETPAHIDIDKVGIAPDHPLPTPFPKDAEGFCGCLMDPTSACYLNRVQLFSR; from the exons ATGGAGGCACTTGGAGGCTTCGCTGCTGCGTCTCTTTCTCCTCCACCTCCCCATTATTCCACCATTCTTCAG ACTCCACCATGGAAATCTCTGCCGCAAAGAATTGGACAGCCTCGACTGTGGAGTCCCTTGTTGTGTATAAGCAAAAATG TAAGTTATGGATTGCGTCCTAAATTGAGGAAATATACTGCCAGTCTTCAGAAAGAATTAAATTGTTCAGAAAAGTTTAAGCATCACGTCTCTGTTCATTTTGTGCGATTGGTTGTTGGAGTGATGCTGGTTATGTCAGTTTCTGTTGGCGTTAGTAGGCCACCCTCCT GGGCCCTCactgaagaaaatctccttttCTTAGAGGCATGGAGGACAATTGACCGTGCATATGTTGACAAAACATTTAATGGTCAAAGTTGGTTTCGCTACAGAGAAAATGCACTGCGTAATGAACCAATGAACACACGAGAAGAGACAT ATATCGCAATAAAGAAGATGCTTGCCACACTTGATGATCCTTTCACACGCTTTCTGGAGCCTGACAAGTTTAAGAGTTTGCGG TCTGGAACTCAAGGTGCTCTTACAGGTGTAGGGTTGTCAATTGGATACCCTACTGGATTTGATGGATCACCTGCTGGGCTTCTTGTTATTTCAGCTTCTCCAGGAGGTCCTGCAAGTAGAGCTGGCATTTTGTCTGGGGATGTTATCCTTACAATTGATGGTACAAGTACAGAAACCATGGGAATATATGATGCAGCAGAGCGCTTGCA GGGACCTGAAGGAAGTTCAGTGGAATTAACCATCCGTAGTGGACCTGAAGTAAAGAGCCTATCATTGAT GCGAGAGAGAGTTTCATTGAACCCAGTAAAGTCAAGACTATGCAAGATGCCTGGTTTAGGCAAGGATTCCCCTAAGATTGGTTATATCAAACTAGCATCATTCAACCAGAATGCTTCTG GTGCTGTCAAGGAAGCGATTGAATCTTTAAGGAGCAATGATGTGAATGCCTTTGTTTTGGACCTCCGAGATAATAG TGGTGGCCTTTTCCCAGAGGGAGTTGAGATTGCTAAGATTTG GTTGGAAAAAGGTGTAATTGTGTATATTTGTGATGGTCGTGGTATTCGTGATATATATGACACAGATGGAAGCAGTGTAGTAGCAGCTTCAGAACCTCTGGCTGTGCTG GTGAACAAAGGAACTGCAAGTGCTAGTGAAATATTAGCTGGAGCATTGAAAGACAATAAACGTGCAGTGTTGTTTGGAGAACCCACATTTGGAAAAGG CAAGATCCAGTCGGTTTTTGAGCTATCAGATGGTTCGGGCTTGGCCGTTACAGTAGCTCGTTATGAGACACCTGCTCACATTGATATTGACAAG GTTGGCATCGCTCCAGACCATCCTCTTCCAACTCCATTTCCCAAGGATGCTGAGGGTTTTTGTGGCTGCCTCATGGACCCTACTTCTGCTTGCTATCTCAACAGGGTTCAGCTTTTTTCAAGATGA
- the LOC100258016 gene encoding ammonium transporter 1 member 1, with translation MASLDCSAEQLAQLLGPNGTAAASFICDRFSAVSDSFTDTNYAVDNTYLLFSAYLVFAMQLGFAMLCAGSVRAKNTMNIMLTNVLDAATGGLFYYLFGFAFAFGSPSNGFIGKHFFALKSIPTSTFDYSNFLYQWAFAIAAAGITSGSIAERTQFVAYLIYSSFLTGFVYPVVSHWFWSSDGWASASNSGNLLFGSGVIDFAGSGVVHMVGGIAGLWGAFIEGPRIGRFGHSGRSLVLRGHSSTLVVLGTFLLWFGWYGFNPGSFLKISVAYSGGGNYYGQWSAVGRTAVTTTLAGCTAALTTLFGKRILSGHWNVTDVCNGLLGGFAAITSGCSVVEPWAAIICGFVAAVVLISCNKLAEKVKFDDPLEATQLHGGCGAWGIIFTALFATKDYVSQVYNSGQPGRPYGLFMGGGGRLLAAHIIQILVITGWVSATMGTLFFILHKLKLLRISAEDEMAGMDLTRHGGFAYMYHEDDDSNKHAFELRKIEPAAPTTIVTTTN, from the coding sequence ATGGCGTCCCTGGACTGCTCGGCGGAGCAACTGGCTCAGCTCTTGGGTCCCAACGGCACGGCCGCCGCCTCTTTCATATGCGATCGATTCTCCGCCGTCTCCGACAGTTTCACCGACACCAACTATGCGGTCGACAATACTTACCTCCTTTTCTCTGCTTATCTCGTCTTTGCCATGCAGCTTGGCTTCGCCATGCTCTGCGCTGGCTCTGTGCGTGCCAAGAACACCATGAATATTATGCTCACCAATGTCCTCGATGCCGCCACCGGTGGCCTTTTCTACTATCTCTTTGGCTTCGCTTTTGCCTTTGGCTCTCCCTCCAATGGCTTCATCGGTAAACACTTCTTTGCCCTCAAGTCCATTCCAACCTCAACCTTCGACTACAGCAACTTCCTCTACCAGTGGGCTTTCGCCATCGCCGCCGCCGGCATCACCAGCGGCTCCATCGCCGAACGGACCCAGTTTGTGGCTTATTTGATTTACTCATCTTTCTTGACTGGCTTTGTCTACCCCGTCGTTTCTCACTGGTTCTGGTCCAGCGACGGTTGGGCTAGCGCCTCGAATTCCGGAAACCTGTTGTTCGGTTCTGGGGTTATTGATTTTGCCGGCTCCGGCGTTGTCCATATGGTCGGCGGCATCGCCGGGCTTTGGGGTGCATTCATTGAGGGACCCAGGATTGGGCGGTTCGGTCACTCCGGCAGATCCCTGGTTCTGCGAGGACACAGCTCTACGCTGGTGGTTCTCGGCACTTTCTTGTTGTGGTTTGGCTGGTACGGTTTCAATCCCGGCTCCTTCTTGAAGATTTCCGTTGCTTACTCCGGTGGGGGCAACTATTACGGACAATGGAGCGCCGTCGGTAGAACCGCCGTGACCACCACCCTAGCCGGTTGCACCGCCGCTCTAACCACCCTCTTCGGCAAACGCATCCTCTCCGGCCACTGGAACGTCACCGACGTTTGCAACGGCCTCCTCGGCGGCTTCGCAGCCATCACCTCCGGATGCTCAGTGGTGGAGCCGTGGGCCGCCATAATCTGCGGATTCGTAGCGGCGGTGGTGCTCATCTCCTGCAACAAGCTTGCCGAAAAGGTAAAATTCGACGACCCACTTGAAGCCACCCAACTCCACGGCGGCTGCGGCGCCTGGGGCATCATCTTCACAGCGCTGTTCGCGACTAAAGACTATGTGAGCCAAGTGTATAACTCGGGGCAACCAGGTAGGCCGTACGGGCTGTTCATGGGGGGCGGCGGAAGGCTTCTGGCGGCCCACATCATCCAAATACTAGTGATAACTGGGTGGGTCTCTGCCACAATGGGCACCCTCTTCTTCATCCTCCACAAGCTCAAACTTCTGAGAATCTCAGCAGAAGACGAAATGGCTGGCATGGATCTGACTCGCCATGGTGGCTTCGCTTACATGTATCACGAAGATGATGATTCGAACAAGCACGCATTCGAGCTGAGGAAGATCGAACCAGCTGCTCCAACCACTATTGTCACTACCACAAATTAA
- the LOC100252881 gene encoding carboxyl-terminal-processing peptidase 2, chloroplastic isoform X1 — MEALGGFAAASLSPPPPHYSTILQTPPWKSLPQRIGQPRLWSPLLCISKNGIDRPRSCNLVGNYEGNSKVNFLLQPMARLNKSFSFRCGLFSVSYGLRPKLRKYTASLQKELNCSEKFKHHVSVHFVRLVVGVMLVMSVSVGVSRPPSWALTEENLLFLEAWRTIDRAYVDKTFNGQSWFRYRENALRNEPMNTREETYIAIKKMLATLDDPFTRFLEPDKFKSLRSGTQGALTGVGLSIGYPTGFDGSPAGLLVISASPGGPASRAGILSGDVILTIDGTSTETMGIYDAAERLQGPEGSSVELTIRSGPEVKSLSLMRERVSLNPVKSRLCKMPGLGKDSPKIGYIKLASFNQNASGAVKEAIESLRSNDVNAFVLDLRDNSGGLFPEGVEIAKIWLEKGVIVYICDGRGIRDIYDTDGSSVVAASEPLAVLVNKGTASASEILAGALKDNKRAVLFGEPTFGKGKIQSVFELSDGSGLAVTVARYETPAHIDIDKVGIAPDHPLPTPFPKDAEGFCGCLMDPTSACYLNRVQLFSR, encoded by the exons ATGGAGGCACTTGGAGGCTTCGCTGCTGCGTCTCTTTCTCCTCCACCTCCCCATTATTCCACCATTCTTCAG ACTCCACCATGGAAATCTCTGCCGCAAAGAATTGGACAGCCTCGACTGTGGAGTCCCTTGTTGTGTATAAGCAAAAATGGTATTGATAGGCCAAGAAGTTGCAATCTAGTTGGAAATTATGAGGGAAATTCCAAAGTCAATTTCTTACTTCAGCCAATGGCAAGGCTCAATAAAAGCTTTTCATTTCGGTGTGGTTTGTTTTCAGTAAGTTATGGATTGCGTCCTAAATTGAGGAAATATACTGCCAGTCTTCAGAAAGAATTAAATTGTTCAGAAAAGTTTAAGCATCACGTCTCTGTTCATTTTGTGCGATTGGTTGTTGGAGTGATGCTGGTTATGTCAGTTTCTGTTGGCGTTAGTAGGCCACCCTCCT GGGCCCTCactgaagaaaatctccttttCTTAGAGGCATGGAGGACAATTGACCGTGCATATGTTGACAAAACATTTAATGGTCAAAGTTGGTTTCGCTACAGAGAAAATGCACTGCGTAATGAACCAATGAACACACGAGAAGAGACAT ATATCGCAATAAAGAAGATGCTTGCCACACTTGATGATCCTTTCACACGCTTTCTGGAGCCTGACAAGTTTAAGAGTTTGCGG TCTGGAACTCAAGGTGCTCTTACAGGTGTAGGGTTGTCAATTGGATACCCTACTGGATTTGATGGATCACCTGCTGGGCTTCTTGTTATTTCAGCTTCTCCAGGAGGTCCTGCAAGTAGAGCTGGCATTTTGTCTGGGGATGTTATCCTTACAATTGATGGTACAAGTACAGAAACCATGGGAATATATGATGCAGCAGAGCGCTTGCA GGGACCTGAAGGAAGTTCAGTGGAATTAACCATCCGTAGTGGACCTGAAGTAAAGAGCCTATCATTGAT GCGAGAGAGAGTTTCATTGAACCCAGTAAAGTCAAGACTATGCAAGATGCCTGGTTTAGGCAAGGATTCCCCTAAGATTGGTTATATCAAACTAGCATCATTCAACCAGAATGCTTCTG GTGCTGTCAAGGAAGCGATTGAATCTTTAAGGAGCAATGATGTGAATGCCTTTGTTTTGGACCTCCGAGATAATAG TGGTGGCCTTTTCCCAGAGGGAGTTGAGATTGCTAAGATTTG GTTGGAAAAAGGTGTAATTGTGTATATTTGTGATGGTCGTGGTATTCGTGATATATATGACACAGATGGAAGCAGTGTAGTAGCAGCTTCAGAACCTCTGGCTGTGCTG GTGAACAAAGGAACTGCAAGTGCTAGTGAAATATTAGCTGGAGCATTGAAAGACAATAAACGTGCAGTGTTGTTTGGAGAACCCACATTTGGAAAAGG CAAGATCCAGTCGGTTTTTGAGCTATCAGATGGTTCGGGCTTGGCCGTTACAGTAGCTCGTTATGAGACACCTGCTCACATTGATATTGACAAG GTTGGCATCGCTCCAGACCATCCTCTTCCAACTCCATTTCCCAAGGATGCTGAGGGTTTTTGTGGCTGCCTCATGGACCCTACTTCTGCTTGCTATCTCAACAGGGTTCAGCTTTTTTCAAGATGA